One Streptomyces fagopyri DNA window includes the following coding sequences:
- the thrB gene encoding homoserine kinase, whose product MAGPAFRAAAVRVRVPATSANLGPGFDAFGLSLGLYDDVVVRVADTGLHIDIAGEGSETLPRDENHLLVRSLRTAFDLLGGQPRGLEIVCANRIPHGRGLGSSSAAICAGIVAARAVTIGGDSRLDDSALLELATEIEGHPDNVAACLLGGFTLSWMEAGAARAIRMEPADSIVPVVFVPGKPVLTETARGLLPRTVPHVDAATNAGRAALLVEALTRRPELLLPATEDRLHQEYRAPAMPESAALVERLRADGIPAVISGAGPTVLALADAESADKIADLAGQGWAANRLDLDATGASVLPLAPTGVH is encoded by the coding sequence ATGGCCGGTCCAGCGTTCCGCGCCGCCGCCGTCCGGGTGCGCGTCCCCGCCACCAGCGCCAACCTCGGGCCGGGCTTCGACGCCTTCGGCCTGTCACTGGGGCTGTACGACGACGTGGTCGTCCGGGTGGCCGACACCGGGCTGCACATCGACATCGCGGGTGAGGGCAGCGAAACGCTGCCGCGCGACGAGAACCATCTCCTCGTACGCTCCCTGCGCACCGCTTTCGACCTGCTCGGCGGACAGCCGCGCGGCCTCGAGATCGTGTGCGCCAACCGCATTCCGCACGGGCGGGGTCTCGGTTCCTCCTCGGCCGCCATCTGCGCCGGAATCGTCGCCGCGCGCGCCGTGACCATAGGCGGCGACAGCAGGCTCGACGACTCCGCGCTGCTGGAACTCGCCACCGAGATCGAAGGGCATCCCGACAATGTCGCGGCCTGCCTGCTCGGTGGTTTCACGCTCTCCTGGATGGAGGCCGGAGCCGCGCGCGCGATCCGCATGGAACCCGCCGATTCCATCGTTCCGGTGGTTTTCGTACCGGGAAAGCCGGTGCTCACCGAGACCGCGCGCGGTCTGCTGCCCCGCACGGTCCCGCACGTCGACGCCGCCACGAACGCGGGCCGCGCCGCACTGCTCGTCGAGGCCCTCACCAGGCGCCCCGAGCTGCTGCTGCCCGCCACCGAGGACCGTCTGCACCAGGAGTACCGCGCCCCGGCGATGCCGGAGAGCGCCGCACTGGTGGAACGGCTGCGGGCCGACGGCATTCCCGCGGTGATCTCCGGCGCGGGCCCCACGGTGCTCGCGCTCGCCGACGCGGAATCGGCCGACAAAATCGCTGACCTCGCAGGTCAGGGCTGGGCCGCCAATCGACTGGACCTCGACGCCACGGGGGCGAGTGTGCTGCCGCTCGCGCCGACGGGTGTCCATTAA